The nucleotide sequence AACCTGCTCGCGGTGCACGGCGGCCACCGTGCGCTGCTGGCGCTGTCGTTCGCCTTCGTTCTCGCCAGCTACACGGTGCCCTGGCTCGGGCCGGTGCCGGGGGCGCGGCGGCTGCGGCTGGCGAGCGTGGCCGAGCGTCTCGTCACCAACCTGATTGCCGGGCGCCGCCAGCCCGCCGACCTCGCCGAGGGGCTGCTCGGCCCGCTCACGCCGCTGCTGATGCTGCCGGTCTATCGCCGGGCGCTGCGGCGGCAGGTGACCTGGAAGGGGCGCGAGTACCGTCAGTGACGGCGCACCGCTATGCTGGTTCCATGACGTTTTCCGCTGGCGACGCCTCCCCGCCCCCCCAGCGCGGCCCGCTTGCCAACCAGGTGATCGCCGTGACCAGCGCCGACCAGGGCTATGGCCGCCCCATCGGCACCGCACTCGCCCACGCGGGAGCCAGCGTGGTTCTGGTGGGGACCGCGCCCGAAACCCTCGCCGCCATCGCCAGCGGCATCGAGCAGCAGGGCGGGCAGGTCATTCCCCTGGCCGCCGACGTGTCGGTGCCGCTCGACTGCATCAGCGCCCTCGGGCGGATTCTGGACATCTACGGAGAACTGCACGGCGTGGTGCATCTGGCCGACCGCCGGGCGCACTCCAACTTTCAGGACCTCAGCGAGAACGAGTGGATGGAGCTGTTCAACACCAACGTCAAGAGTACGGTGGCTCTGACCCAGGTGCTGCGCCGCCGGCACCCACACACCTGGGTCACGGTCGTGGGGCCGCACCGCGACGAAGCTGGGTTGCAGGCCCAGCCACAGCGCGGAGCCATTCGCGCCCTCGTGGAACACGCCTCGCAGGAAGAGATGCGCCTGAACCTGCTCTTTCCCTCGCGGGCCAGCAGTGGCGACGACCGCCTCGACCAGCCGCTCACCGACGCGGTGCTGGCCCTGGCGACGCCCGCGCTGCGGCACCTGCGCGGCAATGTGATGGAGGTGCCGCTGCCGCCCGTGCCCCGGCCAGGAGAGCGCCGGACGTGAGGTGCCCCTACTGCTCCTCGCCCGACTCGCGCGTCATCAATTCGCGTCCCAGCGACGACGGAGCCAGCATCCGGCGCCGACGCGAATGTCTGAGCTGCACCCGGCGCTTTACCACCTACGAGCGGGCGCAACTCGAACCGCTGATGGTGGTCAAACGCAGCGGCCTGCGCGAAGCCTTCAACCCCGACAAGCTGCTGCGCGGCCTCGCCCTCGCCAGCGAAAAGCGCCCGGTGGACGGGGCCGCGCTGCGAACCTTCGCCTACAGCTTCGAGGACGAGGTGCAGAGCGGCGAGATTCCCACCGAGGAAATCGGGCGCCGCGCCATGACCTTCCTGCGCCCCCTCGACGACGTGGCCTACATCCGCTTTGCCAGTGTCTACCGCGACTTCGACAGCCTGGAGCGCTTCATCGAGGAAATTCGCGGCCTCAAGGACAGCGGAGAGGCGGCCACCCCCAGCGACAACCCCTGAGCTTCTGCTATCCTGAGCGGCAGTCGCGGTCCTGGCACGAGGTCAGGCCGCCCGGAGGCATCAGGCAACCGACTCGCACGCGAGTCCATGTGTACCGCGAGGACACATAGAACAGAACGGGAACACGCACACTGTCCATCATCGGCCCCAGGTTAGGGGTCAGGACCGTCTGCTTTTGCCCGTTCCGGTTTGCTCTCCGGTTCGGGCCTGTTCCCGTGGTGCCCGGGTGTGGTACAGTTTTCGCTTGGTGGCCCCGCAGGGGGCAAACGACAGCACAAGCGCCCCGGCCCGGAACAGGGTTCTGCGGGCGGCAGGAGGAAAGAGATGTTTGCAATCATTCAAACGGGCGGCAAGCAGTACCGCGTTTCTGAAGGTGACGTGATTCGCGTCGAGAGCCTCCAGGGCGAAGCGGGCGACAAGATGGAACTCAAGGCCCTGTTCGTGGGCGGCGAAAAGACCGTGTTCGGCGAGGACGCCGGCAAGTACACCGTGCAGGCCGAAGTGGTCGAGCACGGGCGCGGCAAGAAGATTTACATCCGCAAGTACAAGAGCGGCATTCAGTACCGCCGCCGCACCGGTCACCGCCAGAACTTCACCGCACTCAAAATCCTGGGCATCCAGGGCTGATTTAAGGACCAGGGAGGCGAATAACACATGGCACACAAGAAAGGCGTAGGTTCGTCCAAGAACGGACGTGACAGCAACCCCAAGTACCTGGGCGTCAAGAAGTTCGGCGGCGAAGTCGTGAAGGCCGGCAACATTCTGGTGCGCCAGCGCGGCACCAAGTTCAAGCCCGGTCAGGGCGTCGGCATGGGCCGTGACCACACCCTGTTCGCGCTCGAAAACGGCAAGGTCGTCTTTACCAACAAGGGCGCCAAGGGCCGCTTCATCAGCGTCGAAGCCGCCCAGACCGAACTCGCTGCCGACTGATTCCGGCTGCGTACGCCCGCGCCCTGCCCGACACTGGGGGGGCGCGGCTTTTTTTGAAACTGCACCGGAGGTCCGAGATGGCATTTCGTGACGTACTGAATATTGAAGTGGCCGCAGGCAACGGCGGCGACGGCAGCATGAG is from Deinococcus wulumuqiensis R12 and encodes:
- the rpmA gene encoding 50S ribosomal protein L27, yielding MAHKKGVGSSKNGRDSNPKYLGVKKFGGEVVKAGNILVRQRGTKFKPGQGVGMGRDHTLFALENGKVVFTNKGAKGRFISVEAAQTELAAD
- a CDS encoding SDR family NAD(P)-dependent oxidoreductase; this encodes MTFSAGDASPPPQRGPLANQVIAVTSADQGYGRPIGTALAHAGASVVLVGTAPETLAAIASGIEQQGGQVIPLAADVSVPLDCISALGRILDIYGELHGVVHLADRRAHSNFQDLSENEWMELFNTNVKSTVALTQVLRRRHPHTWVTVVGPHRDEAGLQAQPQRGAIRALVEHASQEEMRLNLLFPSRASSGDDRLDQPLTDAVLALATPALRHLRGNVMEVPLPPVPRPGERRT
- the nrdR gene encoding transcriptional regulator NrdR, whose translation is MRCPYCSSPDSRVINSRPSDDGASIRRRRECLSCTRRFTTYERAQLEPLMVVKRSGLREAFNPDKLLRGLALASEKRPVDGAALRTFAYSFEDEVQSGEIPTEEIGRRAMTFLRPLDDVAYIRFASVYRDFDSLERFIEEIRGLKDSGEAATPSDNP
- the rplU gene encoding 50S ribosomal protein L21 gives rise to the protein MFAIIQTGGKQYRVSEGDVIRVESLQGEAGDKMELKALFVGGEKTVFGEDAGKYTVQAEVVEHGRGKKIYIRKYKSGIQYRRRTGHRQNFTALKILGIQG